In Cervus elaphus chromosome 3, mCerEla1.1, whole genome shotgun sequence, the following proteins share a genomic window:
- the LOC122678068 gene encoding olfactory receptor 8S1-like, whose product MALRNHSTITQFILTGLSDDPHIQALLFVLFLGIYLLTLTGNLTMILVIRTDSHLHSPMYYFLSNLSFLDLCLSSATLPKLLEDLLSEKKTISVEGCLAQVFFMFLIPGNEACLLSVMAYDRYVAICHPLLYDQVMSNQLCKGLVWGSWGLASLNAVIIVLLAINLDFCGAQTIHHYTCELPSLFPLSCSDISINISILSFSTIFLGLGNFFPIFFSYAHIIINILSISSTTGRSKAFSTCSSHLIAVILFFGSGMLRYLMPPSGSSLDLLSSLQYSVITPMLNPLIYSLRNKEVKTAVKRTLGKYLQYFRQ is encoded by the coding sequence ATGGCCTTGAGGAACCACAGCACCATAACCCAGTTTATTCTCACTGGGCTGTCTGACGACCCCCACATTCAAGCTCTGCTCTTTGTATTATTCCTGGGAATTTACCTCCTGACACTAACGGGGAACCTGACAATGATATTAGTGATCAGGACTGACTCCCACCTCCACTCACCCATGTACTACTTCTTGAGTAATCTATCATTCCTAGATCTCTGCTTGTCTTCTGCCACTTTGCCCAAGCTACTGGAGGACCTCCTATCTGAGAAGAAGACCATCTCAGTAGAGGGCTGTCTAGCCCAGGTCTTCTTTATGTTTCTTATTCCAGGAAATGAAGCCTGTCTGCTCTCAgtcatggcctatgaccgttATGTCGCCATCTGCCACCCCTTGCTCTATGACCAGGTGATGAGCAACCAGCTCTGTAAGGGGCTGGTGTGGGGCTCCTGGGGCCTGGCCTCTCTCAATGCAGTCATCATTGTGCTCTTGGCTATTAATCTGGATTTTTGTGGTGCTCAAACTATCCACCACTACACCTGTGagcttccctccctcttccctctgtctTGCTCTGATATCTCCATCAATATCAGTATCTTGTCCTTCTCCACCATATTCCTCGGCCTTGGAAACTTCTTCCCAATCTTCTTCTCCTATGCTCATATTATAATCAACATTCTGAGCATCAGCTCCACCACAGGCAGGAGCAAAGCTTTCTctacctgctcctcccacctcatTGCAGTGATCCTGTTCTTTGGCTCAGGTATGCTTCGCTATCTCATGCCTCCCTCTGGTTCCTCCCTAGATTTGCTTTCTTCCTTACAATACAGTGTGATCACCCCAATGCTGAATCCCCTTATCTACAGCCTAAGGAACAAGGAAGTAAAGACAGCTGTGAAAAGGAcattgggaaaatatttgcaatattttaGGCAGTGA
- the LOC122678077 gene encoding olfactory receptor 8S1-like — translation MTLRNHSTITEFVLTGLSDDPRIEALLFVLFLVIYLLTMMGNLTMLLVIRADSHLHTPMYFFLSNLSFVDLCFSCVTLPKLLKDLLSEKKTISLEGCLAQVFFVFFSSGTEACLLSVMAYDRYAAICHPLHYGQVMSNRLCVRLVLISWGLASLNAFVIVLLAISLDFCDAQTIHHYTCELPALFPLSCSDISIVTNILLCSSLLHGLGTFIPIFFSYARIISTILSIRSTTGRSKAFSTCSSHLIAVILFFGSGFLCYLMPPSGSSLDLLLSVQYSGVTPMLNPLIYSLKNKEVKAAMKRTLGKYL, via the coding sequence ATGACCCTGAGGAACCACAGCACCATTACCGAGTTTGTCCTCACGGGGCTGTCAGACGACCCCCGCATCGAGGCTCTGCTCTTCGTGCTCTTCCTGGTGATTTACCTCCTGACCATGATGGGGAACCTGACGATGCTGCTGGTGATCAGGGctgactcccacctccacacGCCCATGTACTTCTTCTTGAGTAATCTATCATTTGTGGACCTCTGCTTCTCTTGTGTCACTCTGCCCAAGCTCCTCAAGGACCTCCTGTCTGAGAAGAAAACCATCTCTCTCGAGGGCTGTCTGGCTCAAgtcttctttgtgtttttctcttcAGGAACTGAAGCCTGTCTGCTCtcagtgatggcctatgaccgctatgctGCCATCTGCCACCCCCTCCACTATGGCCAGGTGATGAGCAACCGGCTCTGTGTGAGGCTGGTGTTGATCTCATGGGGCCTGGCCTCTCTCAATGCATTTGTCATTGTGCTCCTGGCTATTAGCCTGGATTTCTGTGATGCCCAAACCATCCACCATTACACCTGTGAGCTGCCTGCCCTTTTTCCCCTGTCTTGTTCTGATATCTCTATTGTTACCAATATCCTACTCTGCTCCAGCCTATTGCATGGGCTTGGAACCTTCATCCCAATCTTCTTCTCTTATGCCCGTATTATCTCCACCATACTGAGCATCAGGTCCACCACAGGCAGAAgcaaggccttctccacctgctcatCCCACCTCATCGCAGTGATCCTGTTCTTTGGCTCCGGGTTTCTTTGTTATCTCATGCCTCCCTCTGGCTCCTCTTTGGATTTGCTCCTCTCCGTACAGTACAGTGGAGTCACGCCCATGCTGAACCCCCTCATCTACAGCCTAAAGAACAAGGAGGTGAAGGCAGCTATGAAGAGGACTTTGGGGAAATACCTATAA
- the LOC122678082 gene encoding olfactory receptor 8S1-like: MALRNHSTITEFILLGLSADPKVQILLFVLFMGIYLLTMMGNLMLLLVIRADSHLHTPMYFFLSHLSFLDLCFSSVTVPKLLENLLSKKKIISKEDCLTQAFFVFDIGGTEIFLLSVMAYDRYAAICYPLLYIQVMSSQLCVKLVWASWGLGFLDAVINIPLAMNLNFCENHIIPHYTCELPSLFSLSCSDISTNVTVLTGSTLLHGFGTFFLIFFSYTRIVSTILSISSTTGRSKAFSTCSSHLTAVSFFYVSAFLRYLMPTSGSPLELIFSIQYGVVTPLVNPLIYSLKNQEVKTALRRTLGKCLQW; this comes from the coding sequence ATGGCCTTGAGGAACCACAGCACCATCACTGAGTTCATCCTCCTTGGGCTGTCTGCTGATCCCAAAGTCCAGATACTGCTCTTTGTGCTTTTCATGGGGATTTACCTCCTAACAATGATGGGGAACTTGATGCTGCTGCTGGTGATCAGAGCTGATTCCCATCTCCACACACCTATGTACTTCTTTCTGAGTCACCTCTCTTTCCTGGACCTTTGCTTCTCTTCAGTCACAGTTCCCAAGCTCCTGGAGAACCTCCtgtctaaaaagaaaattatttcaaaagaggACTGCCTGACTCAAGCCTTCTTCGTGTTTGACATTGGAGGGACAGAAATCTTCTTGCTCTCAGTGATGGCCTATGATCGCTATGCTGCCATCTGCTACCCTCTGCTCTACATTCAGGTGATGAGCAGCCAGCTCTGTGTGAAGCTGGTATGGGCTTCATGGGGCCTGGGTTTTCTGGATGCAGTTATCAACATTCCCCTGGCTATGAACTTGAACTTCTGTGAGAACCATATCATCCCCCACTATACCTGTGAActgccctctctcttctctttgtccTGCTCTGATATTTCCACCAATGTCACTGTCCTGACAGGCTCCACACTGCTACATGGCTTTGGTACATTCTTCCTGATCTTCTTCTCCTACACACGCATTGTCTCCACCATCCTGAGCATCAGCTCCACCACAGGTAGGAgcaaagccttctccacctgctcctcccacctcacTGCAGTGAGCTTCTTCTATGTCTCAGCTTTCCTCCGTTATCTCATGCCCACCTCAGGTTCACCTCTGGAGCTGATCTTCTCCATACAGTATGGTGTAGTTACTCCACTAGTGAATCCCCTCATCTATAGCCTCAAAAACCAAGAAGTAAAGACAGCTCTGAGAAGAACCCTGGGGAAATGTTTGCAATGGTAG